In the genome of Flavobacterium panacagri, one region contains:
- a CDS encoding AsmA-like C-terminal region-containing protein, with product MQKSKSRSIVFKIAKYFGIAFAVLLGLLFLTPIVFEDQIKEQIKKTANERLSAELNYSDVSVSFFRHFPSLTLTLEDLSLNGSAPYKNEKFITAKEVSFGINVASLIFSKSVKIDQIYLSDSFINVKVNPNGEANYNIYKSQEQASKSKDSSDTALKLERIEILNSKIVYDDKSTKVHFDAFGFNYLGKGDLNKAVFDLYSKAKIEKLNIIYEDEPYLMNKKIDADLITKVNINSLSFFFQQNNLKINQLLVDFKGKFDILKDGYNMDFVIKSDNSKLYDVFTAFPPKYITWLAQTELKGNTNLLFTLKGKYITSQNIAPDLNLDVKINDGFVNYNKSAFPVSNLNLDIKTKVPSLNPDLVIVDAQNLSLNINQDYLKSKFIVKGVNTPDINGDFKAKIDLEKLVNALGIPDIKLKGSLVSDIKTNGVFDQKNKRFPVTNGTINLENGYLKTPYYPNPITNITIKSKIENQKGTFQDLKVNLKPTQFTFEGKPVFVEADLSNFDDLTYDVKAKGELDVNRIYKVFSQKGLDLDGFIKADLVLKGKQSDAEKGNYSKLYNKGTLELRNIGIASEFLPKKFVIKEGIFKINQDKMSFNNFLAAYGQSDFKMNGYLQNVINYVTTNTGVLRGSFQVTSRYINIDEFMSNAPESTSVTQNEKPAPKKETETNETGVIVIPTNLDLQLLANAQKVNFDKLTLNKAVGNLKMNKGKLTMQNTGFDLIGCKVDMTANYQAVTTKKANFDYAIKANDFDIKRAYNEIEVFRKMASAAEKAQGIVSLDYKLKGRLNSKMEPVYPSLVGGGTLSVKDVKVRGLKMFNAVSKQTSSEKMKNPDLSKVDIKTTVKNNIITVDRFKFKFAGFRPRIEGTTSLDGKLNLKMRLGLPPLGIFGIPLTVTGTQDNPKVKVGRKTEDLEETKDTEE from the coding sequence ATGCAAAAAAGTAAATCCAGATCAATCGTATTTAAAATTGCGAAGTATTTCGGAATCGCTTTCGCTGTTCTTTTAGGATTACTATTTTTAACGCCTATCGTTTTTGAAGATCAGATTAAGGAACAAATTAAGAAAACAGCTAACGAAAGATTAAGCGCAGAGCTTAATTATTCTGATGTTTCAGTTTCTTTTTTCCGTCATTTCCCTTCGTTGACACTTACATTAGAGGATTTAAGTCTTAATGGTTCGGCTCCCTATAAAAACGAAAAATTTATTACAGCAAAAGAGGTTTCTTTTGGGATTAACGTTGCTAGTTTGATTTTCAGCAAATCGGTAAAAATTGATCAGATTTATTTGTCCGATTCTTTTATTAATGTAAAAGTAAATCCAAACGGAGAAGCCAATTACAATATTTACAAATCGCAGGAACAGGCTTCAAAATCGAAAGACAGCAGTGATACTGCATTAAAACTAGAGCGAATTGAAATCTTAAACAGTAAAATTGTTTACGATGATAAATCGACAAAAGTACATTTTGATGCTTTTGGATTTAATTATTTAGGAAAAGGAGATTTAAACAAAGCCGTTTTTGATTTGTATTCAAAAGCTAAAATCGAAAAATTAAATATCATTTATGAAGATGAGCCGTATTTAATGAACAAAAAGATTGATGCCGATTTGATTACAAAAGTAAACATCAACTCGCTTTCGTTCTTTTTCCAGCAGAACAACTTAAAAATCAATCAGCTTTTGGTCGATTTTAAGGGGAAATTTGATATCCTGAAAGATGGTTATAATATGGATTTTGTGATTAAATCGGACAACAGCAAGTTGTACGACGTTTTTACCGCTTTCCCTCCAAAATATATTACTTGGCTTGCTCAAACTGAATTAAAAGGAAATACAAACCTTCTTTTTACTTTAAAAGGAAAATATATTACATCGCAAAATATCGCTCCAGATCTTAATTTAGACGTTAAAATAAACGATGGATTTGTGAATTATAACAAAAGTGCCTTTCCGGTTTCTAATTTAAATTTAGACATCAAAACCAAAGTTCCGTCTCTAAATCCGGACTTAGTAATTGTTGATGCTCAAAATTTATCTTTAAATATCAATCAGGATTATTTAAAATCGAAGTTTATTGTTAAAGGTGTAAATACACCGGATATTAACGGTGATTTTAAAGCTAAAATTGATCTTGAAAAACTAGTTAACGCACTTGGAATTCCTGATATAAAACTAAAAGGATCTTTAGTAAGCGACATCAAAACAAACGGAGTATTTGACCAGAAAAACAAACGTTTTCCAGTAACGAATGGTACAATCAATCTGGAAAATGGTTATTTAAAAACACCTTATTATCCAAATCCGATTACGAATATTACCATCAAATCTAAAATTGAGAATCAAAAAGGAACTTTTCAGGATTTGAAAGTAAACCTAAAACCAACTCAATTTACTTTTGAAGGAAAACCTGTTTTTGTTGAAGCCGATCTAAGCAATTTTGATGATTTGACTTATGATGTAAAAGCAAAAGGCGAATTGGATGTTAACCGAATCTATAAAGTTTTCTCACAGAAAGGACTTGATTTAGATGGTTTTATAAAAGCCGATTTGGTTTTGAAAGGAAAACAAAGCGATGCTGAAAAAGGGAACTACAGCAAATTATACAATAAGGGAACTCTTGAATTGAGAAATATCGGAATTGCCTCAGAATTTCTTCCAAAGAAATTTGTTATCAAAGAAGGGATTTTCAAAATCAATCAGGATAAAATGTCGTTCAATAATTTCTTAGCCGCTTACGGACAGTCTGATTTTAAAATGAACGGTTATTTGCAGAACGTTATTAATTATGTTACCACAAATACAGGCGTTTTAAGAGGTTCTTTTCAAGTGACTTCAAGATATATCAATATTGACGAATTCATGTCTAATGCACCAGAAAGCACATCTGTAACACAGAATGAAAAACCAGCTCCGAAAAAAGAAACAGAGACAAATGAAACTGGCGTTATTGTTATTCCAACCAACTTAGATTTACAATTATTGGCAAATGCCCAAAAAGTAAATTTTGACAAACTGACCTTAAACAAAGCCGTTGGAAATCTGAAAATGAACAAAGGAAAACTGACCATGCAGAACACAGGCTTTGATTTAATTGGATGCAAAGTCGATATGACTGCCAATTACCAAGCTGTAACAACTAAAAAAGCCAATTTTGACTACGCTATAAAGGCTAATGATTTTGACATTAAAAGAGCTTACAATGAAATTGAAGTTTTTAGAAAAATGGCTAGCGCAGCAGAAAAAGCACAAGGAATTGTTTCCTTAGATTACAAATTGAAAGGACGTTTAAATTCAAAAATGGAACCGGTTTATCCTTCGCTTGTTGGAGGCGGAACGCTTTCTGTAAAAGATGTAAAAGTCCGTGGACTGAAAATGTTTAATGCAGTCAGCAAACAAACCAGTTCTGAAAAAATGAAAAATCCAGATCTTTCAAAAGTAGATATCAAAACTACAGTTAAGAATAATATTATAACCGTTGATCGTTTTAAATTTAAATTTGCTGGCTTTAGACCAAGAATCGAAGGAACAACAAGTCTGGACGGAAAACTGAATTTAAAAATGCGTTTAGGACTTCCTCCATTAGGTATTTTTGGAATTCCGTTAACCGTTACTGGAACCCAGGACAATCCTAAAGTAAAAGTGGGACGTAAAACTGAGGATTTGGAAGAAACTAAAGATACAGAGGAATAA
- a CDS encoding tRNA-(ms[2]io[6]A)-hydroxylase: MLGLKLTTDPRWVNIVESNIEEILTDHAWCEQKAASNAISIVTYNSEIEELVTEMLVIAREELEHFQMVHDIIKQRGLTLGRERKDHYVNELFKFMKKDGSRRDALSDRLLFSAMIEARSCERFKVLSENIKDPELAKFYRDLMISEAGHYTTFLGFARKYQDNIDIDKRWKEWIEYEGSIITNYGKNETVHG, from the coding sequence ATGTTAGGATTAAAATTAACTACAGACCCTCGCTGGGTAAATATCGTGGAGTCAAATATTGAAGAAATTTTAACGGATCACGCTTGGTGCGAACAAAAAGCAGCTTCAAACGCAATTAGTATTGTGACTTATAATTCTGAAATAGAAGAATTGGTAACAGAAATGCTTGTAATTGCTCGAGAAGAACTGGAGCACTTTCAAATGGTTCACGATATTATAAAACAGCGCGGACTTACTTTAGGCCGTGAAAGAAAAGATCATTACGTTAATGAACTTTTTAAATTCATGAAAAAAGACGGAAGCCGTAGAGACGCGTTATCTGACCGCTTATTATTTTCTGCCATGATTGAAGCCAGAAGCTGCGAACGCTTTAAAGTCCTTTCTGAAAACATTAAAGATCCAGAACTAGCGAAATTTTATCGCGATTTAATGATTTCTGAAGCAGGACATTATACTACTTTTCTAGGATTCGCCAGAAAATATCAAGACAATATTGACATTGATAAAAGATGGAAAGAATGGATTGAATATGAAGGTTCTATTATTACCAATTATGGTAAAAATGAAACCGTACACGGATAA
- a CDS encoding glycosyltransferase family 4 protein — translation MNQLKKLLIIGFVWPEPKSSAAGGRMMQLISIFKEKGFEITFASAAQDSDFMIDLAEFGVSKKNIELNSSSFDDFIIELNPDVVLFDRFMIEEQFGWRVIENCPKAIRILDTEDLHCLRTARQKAFKENRTFELIDLLSEEVAKREIASILRCDLSLIISEFEMNILEDVFKINKKLLFYLPFLVDEMTENDLLNLPSFKDRKNFVFIGNFLHEPNWNTVQHLKESIWPSLKKNFPDAVLEVYGAYPSQKVLQLHQPKNGFFIMGRAEDANEIVKKARIVLAPIRFGAGLKGKLLEAMQCGTPSVTTSIGSEAMHLDLPWNGCIEDNPEVFAKKAIELYQDENLWKEAQKNGVEIINKCYQKQDYSDKLISFTNSLLIDSGSHRLHNFMGNLLQHHAYKSTMYMSKWIEAKNK, via the coding sequence ATGAATCAGCTAAAAAAACTTTTAATTATTGGGTTTGTCTGGCCTGAGCCAAAGTCTTCTGCAGCAGGCGGAAGAATGATGCAGTTGATTTCTATTTTCAAAGAAAAAGGATTCGAAATTACTTTTGCAAGCGCAGCTCAAGACAGTGATTTTATGATTGATTTAGCTGAATTTGGAGTTTCTAAAAAAAATATTGAGCTCAATTCTTCAAGTTTTGACGATTTTATAATTGAATTAAATCCAGATGTTGTTTTGTTTGATCGATTTATGATCGAAGAACAATTTGGATGGAGAGTCATTGAAAACTGTCCAAAAGCAATCCGAATTTTAGATACTGAAGATTTACATTGCTTAAGAACAGCAAGACAAAAAGCTTTTAAAGAAAATCGAACTTTTGAATTGATTGATTTATTATCTGAAGAAGTAGCAAAACGAGAAATTGCCAGTATTTTAAGATGTGATTTGTCTTTGATTATTTCAGAATTTGAGATGAATATTCTCGAAGATGTTTTTAAGATAAACAAAAAGTTGCTTTTTTATCTTCCGTTTTTAGTGGATGAAATGACTGAAAATGATCTATTAAATCTGCCTTCATTCAAAGATCGAAAGAACTTTGTTTTCATCGGAAATTTTCTTCATGAACCGAATTGGAATACCGTTCAACATTTAAAAGAATCAATTTGGCCTTCTCTTAAAAAGAATTTTCCAGATGCAGTTCTAGAAGTTTATGGCGCTTATCCATCGCAAAAAGTATTGCAATTGCATCAGCCTAAAAATGGATTTTTTATTATGGGAAGAGCAGAAGATGCCAATGAAATTGTCAAAAAAGCAAGAATTGTTCTCGCGCCGATTCGTTTTGGAGCAGGTTTAAAAGGAAAATTACTAGAAGCCATGCAATGCGGAACACCAAGTGTAACAACTTCAATTGGTTCAGAAGCGATGCATTTAGATTTGCCTTGGAATGGTTGTATTGAAGATAATCCCGAAGTTTTTGCAAAAAAAGCAATAGAGCTTTATCAAGATGAAAATCTTTGGAAAGAAGCTCAGAAAAATGGAGTTGAAATCATTAATAAATGTTACCAAAAACAGGATTATTCAGATAAATTAATTTCATTCACAAATTCACTTTTAATAGATTCCGGAAGTCATCGTCTGCATAATTTTATGGGAAATTTGCTCCAGCATCATGCTTATAAAAGTACCATGTACATGTCCAAATGGATTGAAGCGAAAAATAAGTAA
- a CDS encoding helix-turn-helix domain-containing protein: MSSQNVFTLINPQNGNLAFKILPFDDNSHFDHLQRNNYYSLIWITKGKGKVKADFAEHHFEENTLLAFSPYQPFMLCVNEPIEGIAIHFHPDFYCIHMHQKEVSCNGVLFNNIYQPPYVQVTEQASQTFKMVIDQMKAEIQNAELAQYELLISYLKIFLITASRLKTEQLEEMKSVPDSKEPVILQNLKDAIELNFKTKHSAGNYAELLNISPKALAKLSKNYFNKTLTDLISERIIIEAKRELYLTNKTVKEIAYELGYDDEHYFSRFFKTNADVSPQIYRETVGFGKMDA; the protein is encoded by the coding sequence ATGAGCTCCCAAAATGTTTTCACTTTAATCAATCCGCAGAATGGGAATTTGGCTTTTAAGATTCTTCCTTTTGATGACAACAGCCACTTTGATCATTTACAGCGAAACAATTATTATTCTTTGATTTGGATAACTAAAGGAAAAGGCAAAGTAAAAGCCGATTTTGCTGAACATCATTTTGAGGAAAACACACTTCTCGCCTTTTCGCCTTATCAACCTTTTATGCTTTGTGTAAATGAACCAATTGAAGGAATCGCAATTCATTTTCATCCTGATTTTTATTGTATTCACATGCATCAAAAAGAGGTTTCATGCAATGGTGTTTTATTCAACAATATTTATCAGCCACCTTATGTACAAGTTACAGAACAGGCTTCTCAGACTTTTAAAATGGTTATTGATCAGATGAAAGCTGAAATTCAGAATGCAGAATTGGCACAATATGAATTGCTTATTTCTTACTTGAAAATCTTTCTAATTACAGCTTCAAGATTAAAAACAGAACAATTGGAAGAAATGAAATCGGTTCCGGATTCTAAAGAGCCTGTAATTCTTCAAAATCTAAAAGATGCAATTGAACTCAATTTCAAAACCAAACATTCAGCAGGAAATTATGCTGAATTACTCAATATTTCTCCAAAAGCATTGGCAAAATTATCCAAGAATTATTTCAATAAGACTTTAACCGATTTAATTTCGGAAAGAATCATTATTGAAGCTAAAAGAGAATTGTATCTAACCAATAAAACAGTCAAAGAAATTGCCTATGAATTAGGTTATGACGATGAACATTATTTCAGTCGTTTCTTTAAAACCAATGCTGATGTTTCGCCTCAAATTTATCGTGAAACTGTAGGATTTGGAAAAATGGATGCTTAG
- a CDS encoding carboxymuconolactone decarboxylase family protein, protein MARLTALNPEEVTGKTKDLFNAVQAKLGVVPNMMRTMGNSPAVLEGYLNLSGALSHGKLSAKTGELIALAVSESNSCDYCLAAHTFIGEKLIKADPAVLHAARTGNSTDAKTEAILQLAKTLIRKGGLVNDEDVNNAKNAGVSDAEIAETIGHVALNVLTNYFNNVANTEIDFPTV, encoded by the coding sequence ATGGCACGATTAACAGCATTAAACCCAGAAGAAGTAACAGGAAAAACTAAAGATTTATTTAACGCAGTTCAAGCAAAATTAGGCGTTGTACCAAACATGATGAGAACAATGGGGAATTCTCCAGCGGTTTTGGAAGGATATCTGAACTTAAGCGGCGCATTAAGCCACGGAAAATTAAGTGCAAAAACTGGCGAATTAATTGCATTAGCAGTTTCAGAAAGCAACTCTTGTGATTACTGTTTAGCAGCTCATACTTTTATCGGAGAAAAATTGATAAAAGCAGATCCAGCAGTTTTACACGCGGCAAGAACAGGAAACTCTACAGATGCTAAAACAGAAGCGATTTTACAATTGGCTAAAACATTAATCAGAAAAGGCGGTTTAGTAAATGACGAAGATGTAAACAACGCCAAAAATGCCGGAGTTTCTGATGCTGAAATTGCAGAAACTATTGGTCATGTAGCTTTAAATGTGCTGACAAACTACTTTAATAATGTAGCAAATACTGAAATAGACTTTCCAACAGTTTAA
- a CDS encoding hydrolase/aminopeptidase, with the protein MKKLILFALFLTAIACQKKEQTEKTTAVIDEHSYSKPELAVAKHLDLDIKVDFDTQTISGKASWTIDNISKGNEIIFDENTLNITKVTLGDEEKETKFELGAATEFHGKPLHITIEPNTTKVNIYYNTTKEAVALQWLKPEQTADKKKPFLFSQGESVWSRTWIPCQDSPGVRFTYNAKVTVPKDLLAVMSAVNPQKKNDTGVYTFKQDKAIPSYLMAIAVGDIEFQAIDNRTGVYAEPSMLKKSAYEFAELGKMVVAAEKLYGPYRWGRYDVLVLPPSFPYGGMENPNLTFLTPGVIAGDRSLTSLLAHELGHSWSGNLVTNATWDDIWLNEGFTTYVEHRIGEAIFGKKEFDMQNVITRKELIDNVAEYGGTSPDTRLKVSLTGRNPDDGISMIPYVKGYAFLRVIENAVGREKFDVFIKNYFDAHAFKSITTEDFVKYLNENLIKGDKTLADKIKLEDWIYKPGIPSNITPVSSADFDAIDKIQKNWRETGVAGLSKKITTTAEKQHFIDHLPADITAKEMEAIDKEFNFTKGGNFIIKRQWFVQALIHQYKPAYPAIEQFLIGISRTGSVMMLYKEMVKTPEGKVWAKQVFDKAKSGYHATTIQAVEGVLK; encoded by the coding sequence ATGAAGAAACTAATTCTTTTCGCTTTGTTTCTGACAGCAATTGCCTGCCAGAAAAAAGAGCAAACAGAAAAAACTACTGCTGTTATAGACGAACACAGTTACTCTAAACCAGAACTTGCCGTTGCAAAACATCTTGATCTTGATATCAAAGTTGATTTTGATACACAGACGATTTCAGGAAAAGCATCTTGGACAATTGATAACATCAGCAAAGGAAACGAAATTATTTTCGACGAAAACACTTTAAACATTACAAAAGTTACTTTAGGTGATGAAGAAAAAGAAACCAAATTTGAACTTGGAGCAGCCACTGAATTTCATGGAAAACCGCTTCATATTACCATTGAACCAAATACAACCAAAGTAAACATTTACTACAACACAACTAAAGAAGCTGTAGCATTACAATGGTTAAAACCAGAACAAACTGCTGACAAAAAGAAACCTTTCTTGTTCTCTCAAGGAGAAAGTGTTTGGTCACGTACCTGGATTCCGTGTCAGGATTCTCCGGGAGTTCGTTTTACCTACAATGCAAAAGTTACGGTTCCTAAAGATTTATTAGCGGTTATGAGTGCTGTAAATCCGCAGAAGAAAAATGATACTGGTGTTTATACTTTTAAACAAGACAAAGCAATTCCGTCTTATTTAATGGCAATTGCAGTTGGAGATATCGAATTTCAAGCAATCGACAATAGAACAGGAGTTTATGCAGAACCATCAATGCTAAAAAAATCGGCCTATGAATTTGCTGAACTAGGAAAAATGGTTGTAGCTGCTGAAAAATTATATGGCCCTTACCGTTGGGGACGTTATGATGTTTTGGTTTTACCTCCAAGTTTCCCTTATGGCGGAATGGAAAATCCAAATCTAACTTTCTTAACTCCAGGCGTTATTGCAGGAGATCGTTCGCTTACGAGCTTATTGGCACACGAATTAGGACACAGCTGGAGCGGCAACTTAGTTACAAACGCTACATGGGATGATATTTGGTTGAACGAAGGTTTTACTACTTATGTTGAACACAGAATTGGAGAAGCCATTTTTGGAAAGAAAGAATTTGACATGCAAAACGTTATTACTCGCAAAGAATTGATTGATAATGTAGCAGAATATGGAGGCACAAGTCCTGACACTAGACTAAAAGTGAGTTTGACTGGAAGAAATCCTGATGACGGAATCAGTATGATTCCTTATGTAAAAGGGTATGCTTTCTTGAGAGTTATTGAAAACGCTGTTGGACGTGAAAAATTTGATGTTTTTATCAAAAATTATTTTGATGCACATGCCTTCAAATCGATTACGACAGAAGATTTTGTTAAATATTTAAACGAAAATCTTATCAAAGGAGACAAAACTTTAGCAGACAAAATCAAATTGGAAGATTGGATTTACAAACCGGGAATTCCATCAAACATAACTCCTGTAAGTTCAGCTGATTTTGATGCGATTGATAAAATTCAAAAAAACTGGAGAGAAACTGGCGTTGCAGGTTTAAGCAAAAAAATTACAACTACTGCCGAAAAACAGCATTTTATTGACCATCTCCCAGCTGATATTACAGCAAAAGAAATGGAGGCAATTGATAAAGAATTCAACTTTACAAAAGGCGGTAATTTTATCATTAAACGTCAATGGTTTGTTCAGGCATTAATTCATCAATACAAACCAGCTTATCCTGCCATTGAGCAATTTTTGATAGGAATTAGCAGAACTGGATCTGTAATGATGCTTTATAAAGAAATGGTTAAAACTCCTGAAGGAAAAGTTTGGGCAAAACAGGTTTTTGATAAAGCAAAATCTGGTTATCATGCAACGACTATTCAGGCTGTTGAAGGGGTTTTGAAATAG
- a CDS encoding pyruvate dehydrogenase complex dihydrolipoamide acetyltransferase, with protein MAIKVTMPRLSDTMTEGTVATWLKKVGDKVSEGDILAEIETDKATMEFESFNEGTLLHIGIQEGETAPVDSLLAIIGKEGEDISALLAGGDAPAASSEASEPKADAPAAEAKTETAAPAKAAALPKGVIVVTMPRLSDTMTEGTVATWLKKVGDTVAEGDILAEIETDKATMEFESFNAGTLLYIGIQEGSTAPVDSLLAIIGPAGTDISGVADNFTAGGAATASAPAAEETKTAPAAEKATEAPAETSNGGRILASPLAKKIASDKGISLNQVKGSGENGRIVKSDIENFTPSAQTQTAASAPAAKQEASAPAAPKVFVPAGEVYTEEIKNSQMRKIIAKRLAESLFTAPHYNLVIEVSMDEAMQARAAINSVPDTKVSFNDMVIKACALALKKHPKINSQWKEDAIIINHHVNIGVAVAVEDGLVVPVLKFTDAMSLSQIGGSVRDLAGRAKNKKLGPQEMEGSTFTVSNLGMFGITEFNSIINQPNSAILSVGAIVEKPVVKNGQIVVGNTMMLSLACDHRTIDGATGAQFLQTLKQYIESPVTMLA; from the coding sequence ATGGCGATTAAAGTAACAATGCCTCGTTTGAGCGATACTATGACTGAAGGAACGGTAGCAACTTGGCTTAAAAAAGTAGGCGACAAAGTAAGCGAAGGTGATATCTTAGCTGAAATTGAAACAGACAAAGCAACAATGGAGTTCGAATCTTTTAACGAAGGAACTCTTTTACATATCGGAATTCAAGAAGGAGAAACTGCTCCTGTTGATTCATTATTAGCCATCATTGGTAAAGAAGGAGAAGATATTTCTGCTCTTTTAGCTGGTGGCGATGCTCCTGCTGCTAGTTCCGAAGCTTCGGAACCAAAAGCGGATGCTCCTGCTGCTGAAGCAAAAACTGAAACTGCTGCTCCTGCAAAAGCAGCTGCATTACCAAAAGGAGTTATAGTAGTAACTATGCCTCGCTTAAGTGATACAATGACGGAAGGTACAGTAGCAACTTGGCTGAAAAAAGTGGGTGATACTGTAGCTGAAGGAGATATTTTAGCAGAAATTGAAACAGACAAAGCTACAATGGAGTTTGAGTCTTTCAATGCTGGAACATTATTATACATCGGAATTCAAGAAGGAAGCACTGCTCCTGTTGACAGCTTATTAGCTATCATTGGGCCTGCGGGAACTGACATTTCTGGAGTTGCTGATAACTTTACTGCTGGTGGCGCTGCAACTGCAAGTGCTCCTGCTGCCGAAGAAACAAAAACTGCTCCTGCTGCTGAAAAAGCAACAGAAGCTCCTGCTGAAACTTCAAACGGAGGAAGAATTTTAGCTTCGCCTTTAGCTAAGAAAATTGCTTCTGATAAAGGAATTTCATTAAACCAAGTAAAAGGATCTGGAGAAAATGGACGTATCGTAAAAAGCGATATCGAAAACTTTACTCCATCTGCACAAACACAAACTGCTGCTTCAGCACCTGCTGCTAAACAAGAAGCATCTGCTCCTGCCGCACCAAAAGTATTTGTTCCTGCTGGAGAAGTTTACACAGAAGAGATCAAAAATTCTCAAATGCGTAAAATCATCGCTAAACGTTTGGCAGAATCTTTATTTACTGCACCTCACTATAACTTAGTGATCGAAGTAAGCATGGACGAAGCAATGCAGGCTAGAGCTGCCATCAACAGCGTTCCAGATACAAAAGTATCTTTCAACGATATGGTAATCAAAGCTTGTGCTTTAGCATTGAAAAAACACCCAAAAATCAACTCTCAGTGGAAAGAAGATGCTATCATCATCAACCACCACGTAAACATTGGTGTTGCTGTAGCTGTTGAAGACGGATTAGTAGTTCCTGTATTGAAATTTACAGATGCTATGAGTTTATCTCAAATTGGTGGTTCAGTAAGAGATCTTGCTGGAAGAGCTAAAAACAAAAAATTAGGACCGCAAGAAATGGAAGGAAGTACTTTTACAGTATCTAACCTTGGTATGTTTGGTATTACTGAATTTAATTCAATTATTAATCAGCCAAACTCTGCTATCCTTTCTGTAGGAGCAATCGTTGAGAAACCAGTAGTTAAAAACGGTCAAATCGTAGTTGGAAACACCATGATGTTATCATTAGCTTGTGACCACAGAACAATTGACGGCGCAACTGGCGCTCAGTTCTTACAAACATTAAAACAATACATCGAAAGCCCAGTTACAATGTTGGCGTAA
- the pdhA gene encoding pyruvate dehydrogenase (acetyl-transferring) E1 component subunit alpha, whose amino-acid sequence MKEVTKEVYLKWYEDMLLWRKFEDKLAALYIQQKVRGFLHLYNGQEAVLAGALHAMDLTKDKMITAYRNHVQPIGMGVDPRNVMAELLGKATGTSKGMGGSMHIFSKEHGFYGGHGIVGAQIPVGAGIAFADKYFNTGGVTMTYFGDGAARQGSLHEAFNMAMLWKLPVVFIVENNGYAMGTSVERTANHTDIWKLGLGYEMPCGPVDGMNPVKVAEAMHEAIERARRGDGPTFLEMKTYRYRGHSMSDAQLYRSKEEVEEYKKIDPITQVLDVILDQKYATQEEIEVIDQKVKDLVEECAKFAEESPYPDLQQLYDVVYAQEDYPFTPHKL is encoded by the coding sequence ATGAAAGAAGTTACAAAAGAGGTATATTTAAAGTGGTATGAAGACATGCTACTTTGGAGAAAGTTTGAAGACAAACTTGCAGCATTATACATTCAACAAAAAGTTAGAGGTTTTCTACACCTATATAATGGTCAAGAAGCTGTATTAGCTGGCGCACTGCACGCTATGGATTTGACCAAAGATAAAATGATTACTGCTTACAGAAACCACGTGCAGCCAATTGGTATGGGAGTTGATCCTAGAAACGTAATGGCCGAACTTTTAGGAAAAGCAACAGGAACTTCTAAAGGTATGGGAGGTTCTATGCACATTTTCTCTAAAGAGCACGGTTTTTATGGAGGTCACGGAATCGTAGGTGCTCAAATTCCTGTAGGAGCTGGTATTGCTTTTGCAGACAAATATTTCAACACTGGCGGTGTTACCATGACTTACTTTGGCGACGGAGCTGCTAGACAAGGTTCTTTACACGAAGCTTTCAACATGGCTATGTTATGGAAACTTCCAGTTGTATTTATCGTTGAAAATAACGGTTATGCAATGGGAACTTCTGTAGAAAGAACTGCAAACCACACTGACATCTGGAAATTAGGTTTAGGTTACGAAATGCCTTGTGGACCTGTTGACGGAATGAATCCTGTAAAAGTTGCCGAAGCAATGCACGAAGCTATCGAAAGAGCGCGTCGCGGAGATGGACCAACTTTCCTTGAAATGAAAACGTATCGTTACAGAGGACACTCTATGTCTGACGCACAATTATACCGTTCTAAAGAAGAGGTTGAAGAGTACAAAAAAATTGACCCAATTACTCAAGTTCTTGACGTAATCTTGGATCAAAAATATGCTACACAAGAAGAAATCGAAGTAATTGACCAAAAAGTTAAAGACTTAGTTGAAGAATGTGCGAAATTCGCTGAAGAATCTCCATATCCAGACTTACAACAATTATACGATGTAGTATACGCACAAGAAGACTATCCATTTACACCTCATAAATTATAA